The Stigmatella ashevillena genomic sequence CTCGTGCCGGGTCGGATCGAACATCAGCCCGAGCACCGTGCCGCTGTGCCCGCAGTTGACGCCCAGCACACCCAGCTCGCGCGTGGCCCGCAGCAGCTCCTCCAGCCACGGCTTGTGGAGCACTTCCTGGTGGAGGCGCGCGCTCAGGGTGGCCCCCTCGGCGACGAGCACGGGCACCTGGCGGCGGAAGCCCTGCCGGACCAGATCCACGGCGCGGAGCATCTGCGCCTGGGAGGCACGCGCATGCGCCCGGGCCCGCTCCCGGTCAAAGCCGAGCGTGTCGACCTCGCCGCCCGTGTCGATGATCACGAACGCCAGCGGAGGCGGAGACCCGAGGAACTCGAGGACCTCGCCCCGGATGTGATCATAAATGACCGAGCCGGGGTAGAAGAGCGCATCCGACGGCTCGATGTCCGCGGCGATGCGCGCCACCAAATGGGGGGGCAGCGTCTGTCCCAGCGCATCCGCACACGCGTGCAGTGCGGCGGCCAGATCCGCCGTGCTCGAGGCCAGCCCCTTGCTGCGAGGCACGGGGGAGTCCACCCACATCCGGGCCCCCAGGTGCTTCGCCCCCAGGGTCCGCAGCAGCAGGCTCACGGCCTTCGACGTCTTGCCGTAGTTGCGATCGGACTCGACCCGGACGTCTTCCCATTCCGGTGAAAGTTTGATCGACACCTTGCTGTGCAGCTCGATGGGGCTCGTGATGAGAAAATCTCGCCCCCCCAAGAAGCCTTGGACCAACTCTCCGCACGTCACCGGCGCCATGGCCATCGCCGAGCGGGTTTCAACCACCTCTTGCCCCAGCTGCCGCGCCGCTGAATTCAGCCCGGTTCTCATATCGAGATACACAATGCTCGACAGAACAGAAAGGGTCAATAGGCAGGATTGTCTGGACAAAGACGACAACCCTGCTTTATCGCCATACTATGTCCTGCAACCACCCGTGAAACTCATCCCCGGTCCCGGCGGACCGTGACTTTCCGGCCCCTCAGGGTGGCTTGACGCAGCGCGGTGACGATCTGGTTGGCGAAGGGCTCTGGGACTTCCACGAGCGAGAAGGTGTCGGCGATCTGGATGGCGCCCACCTGCGAGGACTCCAGCCCTGCCTCACCGGTGATGGCACCCACGAGATCCGCCGGACGAATGCCCAAGCGCCGACCCGCGCCGATGTACAGCCGCGTGATGTCCCAGTCGGGGGACGTGCCGCGCTTCGAGGCGCCCTTCTCCGAGGGACGGGGCCGGTCCGCGGAAGGCTCCGCCGACCCCCGCCGCTCGGGAGGCGCTCCCCGGGGGGGCCGTTCGGTCTTGCTCCGCTTCTCGGAGGGCGGGGCCATGACGGGAATCTCCTCCTCGGCCTGGGCGTGTCCCTCGTCCCGGGCCTCTTGAAGCAGCTTCACCGCGGCGGCGGCCACCTCCATGACATCGAACTCGGCGGCCAGCCCTTCCACCAACCCCCGGTAGGAGTCGAGCCCCCCCGCGACCAGCGCCTCCCGCAGCGAGGCGCGGGTGACTTCCAGGCGCTTGGCCTTCAAGTCCGCCACGGTGGGCACCGTAGCCACCTCGATGCGCTGGCCGGTGAGCTTCTCGATGTTGCGCAGCAACCGGTGCTCCCGGGGCTCCACGAGCGTGATGGCCACGCCCTCGCGGCCGGCCCGGCCCGTGCGGCCGATCCGGTGCACGTACGCCTCGGGCGCATTGGGCACATCGAAGTTCACGACGTGGGACAGCCGGCTGATGTCGAGCCCTCGCGCCGCCACGTCCGTGGCCACCAGCAGGTCCGCCGAGTGGGACTTCAACTGCTTGATGACCCGGTCCCGCTGCTCCTGGCTCATGCCTCCGTGGAGCGCGTGGGCCCGCCAGCCGTGGCCATTGAGCGAGATGGTCAGCTCGTCCACCTCGGTGCGGGTGCGGCAGAAGACGATGGCCGCCGTGGGCGCCTCCACATCGAGCACCCGGCTCAGCGTGGCCACCTTGAAGGCCCTCGGGACGATGTAGGCCGTCTGCCGCACGCGCGGCAGCTCGCCCGACTCCACCTTCTCCCGGGCGATGCGCACGCGCACCGGCTCGCGCAGGTGGCGCTCGGCGATGCTGGCGATGCGCGGGGGCAGCGTCGCGGAGAAGAGCGCGGTCTGCCGCTTCTCGGGCGTGGAGGACAGGATGGCCTCGAGATCCTCGGCGAAGCCCATGTCGAGCATCTCGTCCGCCTCGTCGAGCACGACGACGCGCACCTGCTCCAGCTTGAGCGTCTTGCGCTGGAGGTGATCCAACGCCCGGCCCGGCGTGGCCACCACCACGTCCACCCCCCGCTTGAGGGCCCGAAGCTGCTGGCTGATCACCTGTCCGCCGTAGAGCGGCACCACGCTGATGCCGAGCTTCTGGCCATAGCGGTGGATGGCCTCGGCCACCTGCATGGCCAGCTCTCGCGTGGGCACGAGGACGAGCGCGGAGGTGGTGAACGGCGCGTGGGCGCCCGGGGTGATGCGCTGAAGGAGCGGAAGGGAGAAGGCCGCCGTCTTTCCCGTTCCCGTCGCGGCGATTCCCAGCAGGTCCTTGCCCTCGAGCAGAGGGGGAAGGGCGGCGCGCTGGATGGGCGTGGGCTCCTCGTACCCCAGCGCGCTGAGCGCCTCGACGAGGGGGGGCAAAAGGCCCAGCGACTCAAAAGTGTTATCGGCGGAGGTTTCTTTCACAGTGGACGGGCTTGTAGCACCGTCGATGCCTCCTGGGGATGAAGTCGCGCCCCCTTCGCTCCCCCTCCCGCCTCGCCATCCTCTCCGGGGGCGAGATACTGTTGGAAACCGTCCCTTCGAAACGGTCCCCATGTCTCGCATCTACCTCGTCCGCCACGGCCAGGCCTCCTTCGGAAGCGACTCCTACGACCGGCTCTCTCCCCTGGGGGAACGCCAATCGGTCCTGCTGGGCCAGCACCTGCGGCGCATCGGGTTCCATGCCGAGACATGGCTCAGCGGCTCCCTGGCCCGGCAGCGCTCCACGCTCACCGCCCTGCTCCAGGGGATGGAAGCGGCCTCCGCCACGGACTTCCACGAGGGGTTCAACGAGTATGACCACGAGGCCATCCTCGGCGCCTACCTGCCCCGGGTGATGGCGGACCGGGGGCTCACGCCCCAGGAGCTGAGTCCCCTGCTCGGAGACAACCGCTTGTTTCAAGCCGTCTTCGTCCAGGTGATGCGGCACTGGATCGAGGGCACCCCGCACGAGCGGCCCCCCTTCGAAACGTGGAAAGCCTTCCAGGCCCGTATCCACGCCAGCCTGGAACGACTGGCCCGCTCCGGCCAGGAGCGCATCGTCGTGGTCAGCTCGGGCGGCCCCATCTCGCTCGCCGTGCAGGCCGCCCTCGACTTGTCCCTCGAGAAGACCCTCGCCCTCAACTGGAGCATCTACAACGCCTCGGTCACCGAACTGAGGGTGAGACAAGGCGCGCTGGCGCTGGCGGGCTTCAACAACGTGACCCACCTGCAGCTCGCCGGGGAGGAGGGGCTGCTCACGTACCGCTGAGCACCCCCACCCGCCCTCAGGACCGAAGCCGCGCCGCCTGGAGCGCCTCGGTCACCCCCTGCGCGAGCCTCGAGATGTGCTGGTGATCCTGGCTTTGGAACACGCGCAGCTCGCTTCGCCGCGTCCGCAGCACCAGCCAGTATTGATCCTGGGCGAGGAGCAACCCCGCGATGGAGCCGAAGGCCACCACCCCCAGGCAGCCCAGGGCCGCCCCGTAGACGCCCTGTCCGGGCGCATCCGAAGCGACCATGGCGGTCATGATCGCCGGCAGCCCCAGCACCATGCTCACGCCCAGGAGCACCAGGAGCGGAATCACCCGGGGGGCGCGGTGGATGGCCTCCACGCGCAGCACCTCCCCCAAAGGCCAGGCGCGACCTCCCGCCACGAGCCGCTGGGTCGTCACGAGCACCCCATCCGCCTGGAACAGCGTGTTCTCCCCCGAAGGGGGCATGGGCTCACTCATGGCGCCTCCTCCGCTCCCGAAAGTCCCGAGCGCACCATGCGCAGCAGCTCCTCCATCGGCTGGCCGAGCGCGAAGCACCCCTGAGCTCCGAGCTGGATCGCGAGCTGCACCAGCCGCCCATCGGCGAAGGGCACCAGCACGAAGACCGGCGCCGTGCCGGCGGCCTCCCGGGCACGCTGCAAGGCCCCCAGGATGCTGTCGCCCCGCTGCACCATCACCAGCACCGCTCCCGTGGCCTGGGGGTTCGCCTCCTCCGTCATCACAGTAATGCCCACCTCTCCCAAGACATCCGACACGAGGGAGGCAAGCGACGCGTCGGCGCCCAGCAGCAGCACCCGGGCGGTGCGAGAACACGCCTCCTCCCGCGCGCTCGGAGCCTCCGCGCAAGGATCAGCGCACATCCATCCGTGCCTGGGCCACCGAGACGTTGAACTCGCTGCGGCGGTTGCGGGACCAGACCTCTTCCCCACTCCCCAGGACCGCCGGGCTCTCTTCGCCGTAGGACACCACCGAGACGCTGCCGGGCCCCACGCCGAGCTTCACCAGGTAGTCCTTGGCCATCGCGGCCCGCCGCTGCCCGAGCATCAGGTTGTACTCCGTCGTTCCCAGCTCGCAGGTGTGCCCGGAGATCGTCACCCGGGCCCCCGGCCGCTGCCGCAGCGCCTCGGCGAGCTGGTCGAGCGTCTCCCGCGACTCGGGCCGCAGCGTGGTGGAGTCGAGTTCGTAATAGATGGGTCCGAACGCCAGCGACGACCGTCCAGCGTCCTCATCCGACTCGGCCGGTTTCTCCGCCACCGGGGCCGGAGGCGGCCGAGGCGATGCGGCGCCCGGCAGGCCCTCATGGGAGACGGTGGCCGCGGACTTCGTGGCACAGGCACTCGCGCTGAGCGCGATCAGGATCCAAGGAAGCAGGGAAGAGCGCATGCGTCCCTCTCAAGCAACCCCCATGCCCGCCTCTGCTTCCTCGGAAGGCCTCGCCCAGGCGCTCCCGCTCCGAGGTATCCCGCCAGCCTATCGTGGCGGATTGCCACTTCCCTTCTCGCGATCCCGGCGGTGGATGGTCGAGACGTCGATGCCGAGCAGCTCCGCCGCGCGCGTCTTGTTGCCGCCACAGCGGGCCACCACCCAGGTGATGTACTCGCCCTCCAGCCGACGCAGTGGCCACAAGGCCTCCTGTGCCAGGACGAGCGGGTGCGCCTCGGGCTCCACCTCGGGCGCGTGCAGCTTGAGGTCCGCCAGCTCCACCGTCTCCCGGGGCACGAGCACCACCAGCCGCTCCACCAGGTTCTCCAACTCGCGGACATTGCCCGGCCAGGGCATCCCCCCCAGCGCGGCAATCACTTCCGGAGAGAAGCCCGTCACCTTCGAGCGGGGGTTGCGCCCCCGGGCCCGGGCGATGAAGTGCTCCACCAGCATCGGAATGTCTTCGCGCCGCTCGCGCAGGGAGGGCAGTCGCAGCGTGACGACGTTGAGGCGGTAGAAGAGATCCGCCCGGAATCGGCCCTCGCGGACCCGGGCCTCCAGCTCCTGGTGCGTGGCGGCCACGATGCGCACGTCCACCGTGCGGCTGGCGTCCGCGCCCACCGCCCGGACCTCCCCATCCTCCAGCACCCGGAGCAGCTTGGCCTGGAGCTCGGCCGGCATGTCTCCAATCTCGTCCAGGAAGAGCGTCCCCTTGTCGGCCTCGACGAAGAGGCCGCGCCGGGCCGTCGTCGCCCCCGTGAAGGCGCCCTTCACGTGGCCAAACAGCTCGCTCTCCAACAGGGCCGGCGGGAGCGCCGTGCAGTTGACCGCGACGAAGGGCTCGGAGGCCCGCTCCCCCTCGGAGTGCAGCGCCCGCGCCACCAGCTCCTTGCCGCAGCCACTCTCGCCTCGAATCAGCACGGAGGCCCCCGAGTGGGCCACGCGCTCGACCAACTCATACAGGCTGCGCATGGGGGCGCTGTGGCCCACCAGGGCGCCCAGCCCGCTGCGCCCCGCCACCTGGCGCAGGGTGCGGTTCTCCACGCGCAGCCGCCGGTCCTCCAACGCCCGGCGCAGGTAGATGAGCACCTCGTCCAGCCGGAAGGGCTTGGTGAAGTAGTGCCAGGCGCCCCGCTTCATCGCCTCCACGGCGTTCTCGACGCCCCCGAAGGCCGTCATCAGCAGCACGGGCACCTCGGGATCCACCGCCTGCACGGCGGCCAGCACATCGAAGCCGTCCACCTCCTCCATCCGCAGATCGCTCAGCACCGCGTCGAACGGGCGCGAGCGGACCCGCTGGATGGCCTCCGCCCCGCTGGTGGCCAGCTCCACCCCATAGCCTTCATCCGTGAGGGGCTCCTGCAACATCCGCCCCATCTCCAAATGATCATCCACCACCAGGATGCGTGCCTGGGTTGACATGCCGCTCCTCCCCAATCGCCGACCCGGCCACGGGCCACAGCAAGGTGAAACAAGTTCCATGGCCCGGCTCGCTCTCCAGCTCCACCCGGCCCCCATGGTTGCGGACAATCTGGGCGACGATGGCCAGACCGAGCCCCGTGCCCTGCCCACGCTTCTTCGTCGTGAAGAACGGATCGAACACCTGGTTGCGGCTCTCCACGGGGATGCCACACCCATCGTCCCGCACGGAGAGCGTCACGAAGCCCCACGCCCCCACCGAGGAGCCATCCGGAGCCGTGGCGGCCAGGTGCACCTTCCCCCCGGCGCTGCACGCATCGCACGCGTTGAGGACAAGGTTCACGAGCACCTGCTGGAGCTGATCGGGATCCGCGGCCAGCAGGGGCAACCCCTCGGGCAGATCCAGCGCGAGCCCCACCTGCCGCCGCTCCGCCTCCAGGTGCAGCAGCTCGTAGACGTCGCGCAAGAGCGTGCTCAGGGCCACGGGCCGCGCCACCGCCGGTTGCAGGCGCGAGAAGTCCAGGAGCTGGCGGATGGTCCGGCTCACCTGATCGATCTGATCGATGATGACGCCCACGCCCGCCGCCTGCGGATGGACCGGACCCAGCTTGCCGAGCACGTACTCGGCGCGGCCCCGCACCACCCCCAGCGGCGTGCCGATCTCGTGGGCGATGCCCGCGGCGAGCACCCCCACGGTGGCGAGCTTCTCGGCGCGCAGCAGTTGGGTCTCCAGGGCCCGGACGCTGCTCAGGTCCTCGATGACCAGCAAGGTCCGCACTTCGGGATCCCTCGCCTCGAGCGGCACGGCGTGGATGTTGTACTGCCCCTCCTCGCCGAACAGCGTGAGCGGCTCGCCCAGCAGGCTGCGCACCCGGGACTCGCCCGCCGCGGCCTCCACGAGCGCGCCCAGCCGGGCCACCACCGGCTCCGGGGCCTGGGGAAACGTGGAGGCCAGCGGGGAGCCAATGGCGCTGGGGGGCAGCCGGGTCCGCAGGGGCTGATTCACCGCGCTGACCCGGCCCTCGGCGGTGAGCGCCAGCACCCCGGTCGGGATGTGATCGAGGATCTTCTGGGTCTTGTCATGCAGGTGCGCGAGCCGGTCCGCGTGCCGGCGGCTCTCCCGCAGGGCCACCGCGCGGCGCTGGGCCACCATGACGTAGACGCCAAAGGCGACCAGGAAGAGCGCGACCAGCAGGGCCGCGAGCGACAGCCGCAGCACGAGTCCCCGCTCATGCGAGCGCAACGCGGCCGTGGACACCAAGGTGGCGGCCGACCAGTGGCTTCCTCCTTTGAGGGGGATGGGCGTGAAGGCCGCCACCGCATCCGCGGAGCCCAGCCCCAACCGGGAGGCCTCCTGTTCCCCCAACAGGAGCGTGCCCTGCTCCCCCTTCCTCATTTTCTCAGCAAGTGAGGCGTACAGGGGCATGCGCCCGGTGTCTCCGGGCACCCGCTGGTACCAGTCCGCCAGCACGGCATCACTCGCAGGGCTGGGGCGGCCATGGGCGCCGATGAGCAGCAAGCGCGCCTCGGAATCCGAGGTGACGATCCGCAAGGGCAGGAAGAAGGACTCCATGTCCACCAGCACCGCCACCACGCCCCCCGGCCCGCCTTCGTCCTGGGGAATGGCGGTGGCCAGGATGCGAAGCCACGGGCCGTCGGCCTCCCCGAGCGGCGGAGAGCTGGTGATGTCCCCTGGCGGACTGCGCAGCGCCAGGGGCACCAGCTCCGCCATCCGGGGAAAGAGCGCCCCCTGGGCCACCCGGGGATCCGCGCGGCGATCCACCAACCGGAGCCGCTCCGTGCCTTGTTCGTCGTAGACCGCGATGGCCTTGAACTGCCCCACGACTTCCAGCAGCGCTCTCAACTCCCGGCGGTGCTCCTCCAGGGGGCCGGGCTGGGAAAGCAGCTCTCCCGCGAAGCTCAGGTCCTCGCCAATCTGCTCCAGCGAGTCCGTCACCCCCCGCGTCGCCTCGGTCAGTTGCGCCTGCCGATCCACAGTGAATTGCCGCACCAATTCGGCGCGGTTATGCCGGATGACCGTGAGGACGCCCGCTCCCACGCTCGCCAGCGCCACGCACAACAGGAGAATGGGAACCAGCGTGTGGCGCATGGCGGCAAGCCCAGTCCTTAGCAACCTGCGTACCCGGACGCTCCCGGACGGAAGCACGCCCTCGCCCTCTCTTGGCCCCTGGCAGTTTGCCACACCGTCCCTGGCATTCCGCCAGGGACGGCGGCCGCATCTTTTTGCCACCCGTAAAACATCCTTCATTCTCCCCCAATGCGGATTGCCATCATCGCGACCTACACCCACCCCACACGACGGCGCGTCAAAGAGCCGTCCATCATGCAATCGGCCGTGCCGGAGCTCATCGCGGGCCTGTGTCCCAGCCACGCGGAGATCGAGATCTTCAACGAGAAGGAACAGGACATCCCGCTCGACCGGCATTGGGATCTCGTCTTCTTCTCCTATCTGCACTCCTACTACGAGCACACGAAGGTGCTCTCCACGCTCTTCCGCCAGCGCGGCATGGTGACGGTGGCAGGAGGCCGCCACGCGGGCCACTTCGCCGAGGACGCGGCGAACTACTTCGACGCCATCGTCACCGGCGAGCCCGAGCCGAACGTCCCCGCCCTCATCCAGGACTTCGAGAAGGGGCAACTCCAGAAGCGCTACAGCCTGGCCTCCTCAGGCCCCGAGGCCATTCAGCCGTACCGGTATGATCTCCTCGACTTCAAGAACAACCGGGTGCGGCTCGCGGGCATCGAGGCCTCGCGCGGATGCCCCTTCCGGTGCAACTTCTGCGTGCTCACGGGCCACGAGCGCTACCGCTACCGGTCCATCCCCCGGGTCATCGAGGAGATCCGCACGAAGATGACCTGGAACAAGAACTTCTTCGGGGCGATGGACAACGTGTTCGTCTTCCTGGACAACAACCTGGGCGGCTCGCCCAAGTACCTGCGCGAGCTGTGCGAGGCGCTCATCCCCCTGAAGAAGATCTGGGGCTGCGCGCTCACCTTCAACATCCTCAAGGACGACTCGCTCGTGAAGCTGATGGCCCAGGCCGGGTGCCGCTACATCTATACCGGCATGGAGTCGCTCAACCCGGAGTCGATCAAGGCCATGAACAAGGGCCAGAACAAGCTGAGCGAGGTGGACGAGGTCATCCGGCGCACCTTCTCCCATGGCATCGTCCTGTCGTTCGGCCTCATCGTCGGCTCGGACGGAGACACCAACGAGTACCTGGAGAAGCTCCCCGAGTACCTGTCGGACCTGAAGTACTTCGCGGTGACGTTCCTGGGCATCGTCTGCCCCTACCCGGAGACGCCCTTCTTCCGGGAAGTGCAGTCCGAAGGCCGCTTGCTGCCGGGCACCATCAGCCGGGACTATGACGGCTACACGCTGTGCCACCGGCCGAAGAACCTCCACCCCTCCGAGGTGGTGGAGCACTTCACCCGGCTGTGCGGCACGCTGGGCACGCTGCCCAATATCCTCCGGCACTATGGGGCGTGGCTGATGCGCAGCGACATGCCGCGCTACCGCAGCACCCTGTTCTTCTCGGGGCCGGAGATCCTCAGCATCCGCAACCCGGTGAAGAACAAGGAGCGCCGCTACATCGCCGGCATGGATCCCCTCGAGGACTGGGATGCCCAGCAGATGAAGACCCTGGGCCTCCTGCCGCAGCGGCTCAGCTGAGCGTTCCGTGGAGGCCGGGGTTGCCTGCCGAGGACAGGAGCAGGCAAGCCCTCGTTGCTGAATCAGGGAGAGGACCACGGCATGGCGGACTACAACCGCGACGTGGACAAGCTCCACGGCTCCGCGCGCACCTTCGCGCGCCAGCAGCTGTTGCCGGCCCAGAAGCATACGCATGACCGGATCAGCCGTCTGAAGCACAACCCGAACCTGCACTGATGAAGGCCCTGGGCCTACTGCCGCAGTGGCTCAGCAGAGCGCTCCGTGGAGGCGGGCAGCGCCGCACGGGGCCGGGGCAGGCTTGGCGGACCTGCCGCCTCCAGGCGTTCCACCCGCCGCAGCTCGGCTTTGGCCCCGACGGCCTGGAAGATCTCCCGGGAGCGCGCGAGCAGCTCCGCGCGGCGGTGCGGCAGGGCCACCGCCGCGTCGAAGTACGCCACGCCCAGCTCCCACTTGTTGGGGCCGCCCTCTAGCAGGGCGAAGGCCCGCTGGAACTCGGGCTCGGCGGCGGCCACGCCCTTGCGCAGCCGCAGCGCGCGGGCCGTCACCCGCTGGGCGGGGCCCCGCATATAAGGATACAGCCGCGAGAGGGCCCGCGCCTTGAAGCCGCCCAGCCGGACGATGCGTAGCAGCTTCGAGCGGGGAACCGACGTGGCCCCCTCCTCCAGGGCGAAGAGCGCCGCCTCCACCGCGTCCACCAGGCCAATCTGTAGGAACGGCACGAGCACCTGGTAGCGCCAGACGGTGTCAAAGGCCCGGACGGCCATCTGGGCCGACTCCTCCACCATGTGCTCGCGCACGGCCAGTTGGGCCAGGTGGTTGAGGCAGGCGCACTGGTTGGCCAGGTCCTTCACCTCGATGCTGATGCGCAGCCCCGTCTCCATCTCCGCGCTCAAGGCCCCCACGTCGTCCTCGCCGCGCAGGTACCGGCAGAAGGGCACCCAGGAGTGGGCCCACCCCTGGTGCATGAGCGCGTTCAGCTCCAGCCCCAGCTCCCCCATCTGCCGGAAGACCTGCTCGGCGGTCTCGAAGCGCGAGGCGAGGAAGTGGCTGGTGGCCAGAATCATCATCGCGGTCTGCACCTCCCACCGCTCGCCCACCTGCCGCAGCACGCCCACGGCCTCTTCCTGGAGCTTCACCGCCTCGTCCAGCTCGTTGCGGAAGAGCGCGTTGGTGCCCACCCGGCTGAGCGCGATGCCCTCGGCCACCGCGTCGCGCGACTGCCGCCCATGCTCCAGGGCCCGATCCAGGTAGCGCGTGGAGCGCCCCAGCAACCCGGCGCCAAAGAGCATGGTGCCGTAGTAGCCACTGGCCTGGCTGAGCCCGTAGTCCGAATGCAGGCGCTCGGCCATGTTGATGGCCACCAGCGTCGCCCAGGACAGCTTCGCCAGGTCCGCGAAGTAGTAGATGCGGATGAGCGAGATGAGCGTGTTGAGCTGCTTGATGTAGAGCGGCAGGCGCTGCTGCGGCACGGGCCGGATGAGCCACGGGAAGGCCTGACTGAGCACGTGCATGCTGAACTGCGCCCCGGTGCGCAGCGCCAACCCCACCCGGGTGTGCGGAGCGCCCTTGCCCAGCAGCTTCAGCGCGTGCTCCAGCTCCGGGATGGCCCGGCTCGAGTCGCCCTTCTCCTGGAAGGCCCGCCCCAGCCCGATGTGGATGTCCGCGCGGCGGTCATCCCGCGTCTCGTCGAACAGGCACTGCTCGAACATCTGGATGGCGGAGGCGTACTGGCCCGCCTGGAGCAGCGTCTCGGCCAGCTCCAGCATGATCTGCCGCGTGTGCTGGAGGATGTCGTCCCGCTCGGCAGTCTCGGTGGTGAAGAACAGGTCCAGCGCGCGGTTGTAGTGGTGGATGGCCTCCTCGTTCGCGTACTGCCGCTTGGCGGAGCGCGCGGCCACGAGCGTGTACTCCAGCCCCTTCGTCTCGTCGTTCCCCGCCAGGTAGTGGTAGGCGAGGATGCCCGCGGGCTTGACGGGGTTGTCCGCGGCCTTCTGTTCCAGGAACCGCGCCAGCCGCTGGTGGAGATCCTCCCGCTGCCGGACGAGCAGCGTGTTGTACGCCACATCGCGGATGACGATGTGCTTGAAGAGACAGGTGTACGGCTCCTCCACCTCCAGGAGCACCATCCCCAGGTGGGTCAGCGCCTTCATCGCCCGCTTCGCCTCTTCCAGATCGATGGCGTTGGGCAGCAGCGCGTGCACGGCATCCAGCGAGAAGACGCGGCCGATGACGGAGGCCACCTTCACGATGAGCCGCTCCATGTCCGGCAGCAGATCGATGCGGTTGAGCACCACGTCCTGGATGGAGTCCGGAATCCGGATGTCCTGGAGGCCGCGGCGCAGCACCCGATGGCCATCCGAGTCCGCTTCCAGGTGCCCCTGCTCCACCAGCCCCTCCACCAGGGACTCGATGAAGAACGGGTTGCCCTGGACTTTGACCTGCAACAAGTCCTCCAGCGCGGTGTTGGGCGGATCCAGCTTCAGGTGGAGCCGCAGCAGCTCGCGCGTGTCCTCCTCGCTCAGGTGGGACAGATCCACCCGGCTCAGGGTGTCCAGCGAGTGCAACGAGCGCAGCGCCTCGCCCGGCCGCATCGTGATGAGCACCGTGAGGCGCAAGGGCCCCAACCGGGTGGCCACGTACTCGATGAGATCCAGCGAGATGCGGTCCGCCCAGTGCAAATCCTCGAAGAACAGCAGGAGCGGGATGAGCTGCGTCCGCTTGTCCAGCAGTTGGTGGACGATGTGGAAGACCTGCTGGTTCTTCTGCCGCGCGTCCAGCGCGGCCGTCCGCTCATCCTCCGGCACGGACAGACCCATGATGCCCGCCAGCACCGGCACCCACTCGGGCCCCACGCCCTCCAGCCCCTCGAACTCGCGCTGGAGATGCACCAGTTGCTCCGCGGGCTCGTCCGACTCGTGGATCTGCAAGAGCTGGAGCAGCACCTCCTTCCAGGGGAAGAAGGGGGTGAACATCTCGTACGA encodes the following:
- a CDS encoding B12-binding domain-containing radical SAM protein; protein product: MQSAVPELIAGLCPSHAEIEIFNEKEQDIPLDRHWDLVFFSYLHSYYEHTKVLSTLFRQRGMVTVAGGRHAGHFAEDAANYFDAIVTGEPEPNVPALIQDFEKGQLQKRYSLASSGPEAIQPYRYDLLDFKNNRVRLAGIEASRGCPFRCNFCVLTGHERYRYRSIPRVIEEIRTKMTWNKNFFGAMDNVFVFLDNNLGGSPKYLRELCEALIPLKKIWGCALTFNILKDDSLVKLMAQAGCRYIYTGMESLNPESIKAMNKGQNKLSEVDEVIRRTFSHGIVLSFGLIVGSDGDTNEYLEKLPEYLSDLKYFAVTFLGIVCPYPETPFFREVQSEGRLLPGTISRDYDGYTLCHRPKNLHPSEVVEHFTRLCGTLGTLPNILRHYGAWLMRSDMPRYRSTLFFSGPEILSIRNPVKNKERRYIAGMDPLEDWDAQQMKTLGLLPQRLS
- a CDS encoding AAA family ATPase, with the translated sequence MGLDLDTGLDRRPASERMTLASLAPYVPAAIVRRLAQGGGVPPPPVEPVRGASLLLDIAGFTPIVLSLSSAGPRGIDALQRLLTSYFSAVVEGIRDFGGDIYQFAGDSVLALFEPERAERDADVVRRAALCGSFVQRKLAGFGSVELLGKRFTLSSRVGVGFGECHRITLGEPEQWLHPALIGQPMEQAVAAEKKSLGGEVFLSREASALMSPSMLGESREGFFQFVPASAIATQPPRNLAVGSALMLGPRARMMHPELQRTAISAHQGFSADFRELTCVFVRVGTRRSHEETVEFVRELNAFFTFAQRESSLHGGVLLMTDFTDKGNVLYLVFGAPTARENKELLACHFASKLLKAQAAFPFLEELRVGIATGHAYWGEMGAPSRKGFWALGEVVNISARLMAYPRQSGILLDAQTERKLQREFVTHHVGDLALRGVPRPVPAYQLEPAARQVRSLLLKGKGEIVGRRAELETLLKAVEESIAGAGRICIVSGEAGIGKSRLSSRLVDEAEALGARTLYGICYSYEMFTPFFPWKEVLLQLLQIHESDEPAEQLVHLQREFEGLEGVGPEWVPVLAGIMGLSVPEDERTAALDARQKNQQVFHIVHQLLDKRTQLIPLLLFFEDLHWADRISLDLIEYVATRLGPLRLTVLITMRPGEALRSLHSLDTLSRVDLSHLSEEDTRELLRLHLKLDPPNTALEDLLQVKVQGNPFFIESLVEGLVEQGHLEADSDGHRVLRRGLQDIRIPDSIQDVVLNRIDLLPDMERLIVKVASVIGRVFSLDAVHALLPNAIDLEEAKRAMKALTHLGMVLLEVEEPYTCLFKHIVIRDVAYNTLLVRQREDLHQRLARFLEQKAADNPVKPAGILAYHYLAGNDETKGLEYTLVAARSAKRQYANEEAIHHYNRALDLFFTTETAERDDILQHTRQIMLELAETLLQAGQYASAIQMFEQCLFDETRDDRRADIHIGLGRAFQEKGDSSRAIPELEHALKLLGKGAPHTRVGLALRTGAQFSMHVLSQAFPWLIRPVPQQRLPLYIKQLNTLISLIRIYYFADLAKLSWATLVAINMAERLHSDYGLSQASGYYGTMLFGAGLLGRSTRYLDRALEHGRQSRDAVAEGIALSRVGTNALFRNELDEAVKLQEEAVGVLRQVGERWEVQTAMMILATSHFLASRFETAEQVFRQMGELGLELNALMHQGWAHSWVPFCRYLRGEDDVGALSAEMETGLRISIEVKDLANQCACLNHLAQLAVREHMVEESAQMAVRAFDTVWRYQVLVPFLQIGLVDAVEAALFALEEGATSVPRSKLLRIVRLGGFKARALSRLYPYMRGPAQRVTARALRLRKGVAAAEPEFQRAFALLEGGPNKWELGVAYFDAAVALPHRRAELLARSREIFQAVGAKAELRRVERLEAAGPPSLPRPRAALPASTERSAEPLRQ
- a CDS encoding sensor histidine kinase, which encodes MRHTLVPILLLCVALASVGAGVLTVIRHNRAELVRQFTVDRQAQLTEATRGVTDSLEQIGEDLSFAGELLSQPGPLEEHRRELRALLEVVGQFKAIAVYDEQGTERLRLVDRRADPRVAQGALFPRMAELVPLALRSPPGDITSSPPLGEADGPWLRILATAIPQDEGGPGGVVAVLVDMESFFLPLRIVTSDSEARLLLIGAHGRPSPASDAVLADWYQRVPGDTGRMPLYASLAEKMRKGEQGTLLLGEQEASRLGLGSADAVAAFTPIPLKGGSHWSAATLVSTAALRSHERGLVLRLSLAALLVALFLVAFGVYVMVAQRRAVALRESRRHADRLAHLHDKTQKILDHIPTGVLALTAEGRVSAVNQPLRTRLPPSAIGSPLASTFPQAPEPVVARLGALVEAAAGESRVRSLLGEPLTLFGEEGQYNIHAVPLEARDPEVRTLLVIEDLSSVRALETQLLRAEKLATVGVLAAGIAHEIGTPLGVVRGRAEYVLGKLGPVHPQAAGVGVIIDQIDQVSRTIRQLLDFSRLQPAVARPVALSTLLRDVYELLHLEAERRQVGLALDLPEGLPLLAADPDQLQQVLVNLVLNACDACSAGGKVHLAATAPDGSSVGAWGFVTLSVRDDGCGIPVESRNQVFDPFFTTKKRGQGTGLGLAIVAQIVRNHGGRVELESEPGHGTCFTLLWPVAGSAIGEERHVNPGTHPGGG